A region of Chroococcidiopsis sp. SAG 2025 DNA encodes the following proteins:
- a CDS encoding Hsp70 family protein codes for MNIYQPKGMTDSSQPNFFLLLELDPEKPWSEEDFDQQLKAKQAEWTKKSKLPGNKGKTYRNYLEQIEKIKEVMTNDKERQQQALELTLKFPKEQEPTLANDVSQLLNEVDSITQEETINQTVVKFNSGEQKMSEQSTIFGIDLGTTYSCIAYVDEYGRPTVVANADSDRTTPSVVLFSGGERIVGKEAKASSKLEPDNVVDMVKRFMGKTSEFAFIYDDQNYTPEEISSYILRKLVQDAEQNTGKKITDVVITCPAYFGELERAATKNAGEVAGLNVRAILNEPTAAAISYGINQEEKQTILVYDLGGGTFDITVIKIEGNNIQVICTDGDHNLGGRNWDEEIVSYFAEQWQEQTGSDEDPLESSETLQELFVLAEEAKKALTSKTKKDISFMHGVQRARVSLTREKFDELTEHLLAQTIEKTKLAIAEAKKKDVTKFDKILMVGGSTRMPQVASRIEQELGQEPQFCDPDEAVAKGAAVYGHHLMLGEELVKIVAEKMGVSEKEVDISNVNQDTLKEAQEEVAEIFALPSQVVQKATTTKIVNVTSRSFGVISLNQNRDKIVSNLIFKNDSVPAAKTGKFGTSEANQENVLIEIVDNFSSDAVYNVDGSRKLGDATLNIPTGLPAGAPIEITYELNEQGLLHMYAKELTEGREVTVTLEIEDGISQRELEEIKERSKELVMA; via the coding sequence ATGAATATTTATCAGCCTAAAGGTATGACAGATTCATCACAACCAAACTTTTTTTTACTTCTCGAACTAGATCCAGAAAAACCGTGGTCTGAAGAAGATTTCGATCAACAACTCAAAGCTAAACAAGCTGAGTGGACGAAAAAAAGTAAGCTTCCTGGTAATAAAGGCAAAACATACAGAAATTACTTGGAACAAATTGAAAAAATCAAAGAGGTGATGACTAATGATAAGGAACGCCAGCAGCAAGCCCTAGAACTGACACTGAAATTTCCAAAAGAACAAGAACCAACTTTAGCCAATGATGTCAGTCAACTCTTAAATGAAGTTGATTCGATCACCCAAGAAGAAACTATTAATCAAACAGTTGTTAAATTTAATTCAGGAGAACAAAAAATGTCGGAACAAAGTACTATTTTTGGTATTGACCTCGGTACGACTTATTCTTGTATTGCTTATGTAGATGAATATGGTCGTCCCACAGTTGTAGCTAATGCAGATAGCGATCGTACTACCCCTTCTGTGGTTTTGTTTAGCGGTGGTGAACGTATTGTGGGTAAAGAAGCCAAAGCAAGCAGTAAGCTCGAACCAGATAACGTCGTGGATATGGTCAAACGTTTTATGGGAAAAACTTCTGAGTTTGCCTTTATTTATGACGATCAAAATTATACCCCAGAAGAAATTTCTTCTTACATTTTGAGAAAACTCGTTCAAGATGCAGAGCAAAATACTGGTAAAAAAATTACTGATGTCGTTATTACTTGTCCTGCTTATTTTGGTGAATTGGAAAGAGCAGCTACCAAAAATGCGGGAGAAGTTGCTGGTTTAAACGTTCGTGCTATTCTTAATGAACCTACGGCTGCTGCTATTTCCTATGGAATTAATCAAGAAGAGAAACAAACTATTTTAGTTTATGACTTGGGTGGGGGTACGTTTGATATCACCGTTATCAAGATTGAAGGAAATAATATCCAAGTAATTTGTACTGATGGAGATCATAATCTCGGCGGACGTAACTGGGATGAGGAAATTGTAAGTTATTTTGCCGAGCAATGGCAGGAACAAACGGGTTCTGATGAAGATCCTTTAGAATCTTCAGAAACCTTACAAGAGCTGTTTGTATTGGCAGAAGAAGCTAAAAAAGCTCTTACTTCTAAAACGAAAAAAGATATATCCTTCATGCACGGTGTTCAACGAGCAAGAGTTTCTTTAACCCGTGAAAAATTTGATGAACTTACCGAGCATCTTTTAGCTCAAACCATTGAAAAAACTAAATTAGCCATAGCTGAAGCTAAGAAAAAAGACGTTACCAAATTTGACAAAATCCTAATGGTAGGTGGTTCTACTAGAATGCCTCAAGTTGCTAGCCGTATCGAACAAGAATTGGGACAAGAGCCTCAATTTTGCGACCCCGACGAAGCAGTAGCTAAAGGTGCTGCGGTTTACGGTCATCATCTTATGTTAGGAGAAGAACTTGTCAAAATTGTTGCTGAAAAAATGGGGGTTTCTGAGAAAGAGGTCGATATTAGTAATGTAAATCAAGATACTTTAAAAGAGGCACAAGAAGAAGTTGCTGAGATATTTGCTTTACCCTCACAAGTCGTTCAAAAAGCGACTACAACTAAAATTGTTAACGTAACTAGCCGTAGTTTTGGAGTTATTAGCCTCAATCAAAACAGAGACAAAATAGTTAGTAACTTGATTTTCAAAAATGACTCTGTTCCTGCTGCCAAAACTGGCAAATTCGGTACATCTGAAGCTAACCAAGAAAATGTTTTGATTGAAATTGTAGATAATTTCTCCAGCGATGCAGTTTATAACGTTGATGGTAGTCGTAAACTGGGGGATGCCACGCTTAATATTCCAACAGGTTTACCAGCAGGTGCGCCCATAGAAATTACCTATGAATTAAACGAACAGGGTTTATTGCATATGTATGCGAAAGAATTAACTGAAGGACGTGAGGTTACAGTAACCCTAGAAATAGAAGATGGTATCAGTCAGAGAGAACTAGAAGAAATCAAAGAAAGATCTAAAGAATTAGTAATGGCATAA
- a CDS encoding DUF4384 domain-containing protein — MDNTISQIKLSENYLQNVFLEKIAERIFSKSRALNVQLSCFLLRFDPLNQTRSNKELAIKINRQYEKQFPIDSFGGTLAEVIKKLKIEFENEMRIDRIELSGLNHGRGQPPKGQAPWEIIYKWLWKKKFSREGWQLSKKIAVFTKEQMQMVEIKSILEDTRELTLDPDEIVSTEQTLQIGKKYKFRINFQQEGYLLLLNESNRGNKYCLCPSIIYAPNTQLSLANPLEIPQANAYAKSLKFSEVGQEYFLAVITHQPFSLSWINSDRSPTDPITLALINIDEDRLKEIFVKLGQQSESQVFYKKFQVVERMS, encoded by the coding sequence ATGGATAATACGATATCGCAAATAAAGCTTTCTGAAAACTATCTCCAAAATGTTTTTTTGGAAAAAATTGCGGAGCGAATTTTCTCTAAAAGTAGAGCCTTGAATGTTCAGTTAAGTTGTTTCCTTCTAAGATTCGATCCCCTGAATCAAACTAGATCTAATAAAGAGCTGGCAATAAAAATTAATAGACAATATGAGAAGCAATTTCCAATAGATTCTTTTGGAGGAACTTTAGCTGAGGTAATCAAAAAGCTCAAAATTGAGTTTGAAAATGAAATGCGAATAGATCGGATTGAGCTGAGTGGATTAAATCATGGTCGAGGTCAACCACCCAAAGGTCAAGCTCCTTGGGAAATTATTTATAAGTGGTTATGGAAGAAAAAGTTTTCTCGTGAGGGATGGCAGTTGTCAAAAAAGATTGCCGTTTTTACTAAAGAGCAAATGCAAATGGTTGAAATTAAATCCATATTAGAGGATACCAGAGAGCTAACCTTAGATCCTGACGAGATAGTAAGTACCGAACAAACTCTACAAATAGGAAAAAAGTATAAGTTCAGAATAAATTTTCAACAAGAGGGCTATTTACTACTACTCAATGAGAGTAACAGAGGAAATAAATATTGTCTATGTCCTTCAATTATTTATGCACCAAACACACAGCTATCTTTGGCAAATCCGTTAGAAATACCTCAAGCAAATGCCTATGCTAAATCTCTTAAATTTAGTGAAGTCGGTCAAGAATATTTTTTGGCTGTTATCACACACCAACCTTTTAGTTTATCTTGGATCAATTCCGATCGTAGTCCTACAGATCCTATTACTCTTGCTCTCATCAATATCGATGAAGATCGCCTTAAGGAAATATTTGTCAAACTCGGACAACAAAGCGAGAGTCAGGTTTTTTACAAAAAATTTCAGGTCGTAGAGAGAATGTCATGA
- the grpE gene encoding nucleotide exchange factor GrpE: MSDTQTQEYSRFNPESTIPEAEISESEQETASISDFKEIEDFIEENRILLNQMSDNLSNSISVLQRDFETKIKYDQSKDSTIDALHRELQTYREDLAFKFLRPLVLDFTRLTDQMRSLSLKYKKRVQSVKVESFINDLDNFILDIQEAIALHGFEFFQVEDDVFDRSRQKAQKTINTDNKELDKHIVERMQVGLRYEERVVRPELVSVYRYIDREKEQT, encoded by the coding sequence ATGAGCGATACTCAAACTCAAGAATACAGCAGATTTAACCCAGAGTCTACTATTCCAGAAGCAGAAATTTCTGAAAGCGAACAAGAAACTGCTTCTATCTCAGATTTCAAGGAGATTGAAGACTTTATTGAAGAAAATAGGATTTTATTGAACCAAATGTCTGACAACCTGAGTAATTCTATCTCCGTGTTGCAGCGAGACTTTGAAACCAAGATTAAATACGACCAAAGCAAAGATAGTACGATTGACGCTCTTCATCGTGAACTACAGACTTATCGTGAAGATTTAGCTTTTAAGTTTTTACGACCTTTAGTACTCGATTTTACTAGACTAACCGATCAAATGCGATCGCTATCATTAAAATATAAAAAAAGAGTCCAATCTGTTAAAGTAGAAAGTTTCATCAATGATTTGGATAATTTTATTCTCGACATTCAAGAAGCGATCGCACTTCATGGCTTTGAATTTTTCCAAGTTGAAGATGACGTATTTGACCGCTCTCGACAAAAAGCACAGAAAACAATTAATACCGACAACAAAGAACTAGACAAACATATTGTGGAAAGAATGCAAGTAGGACTTCGCTACGAAGAACGAGTAGTCAGACCAGAACTAGTTAGTGTCTATCGCTATATTGATCGGGAAAAAGAGCAAACATGA